Proteins encoded together in one Falco biarmicus isolate bFalBia1 chromosome 4, bFalBia1.pri, whole genome shotgun sequence window:
- the RAD54L2 gene encoding helicase ARIP4 isoform X3 — protein MLLLDESQQFPDQPQEAVFSGDHVEHAEDGEWQCSTSTTSSQSERAERLLQNQHKSLASEDTKKKRAQKPSHMRRNIRKLLREDQLEAVTKAAQQEELERRKRLEQQRKDYPATIPTVPLEFLPDDIVFRTAEATQLPPQVLAEEVICLDSTSSGSEDDTKGKNSIKDEVIELSSGEDDALQIVDSSDSGNEGEEDGSEESSGSHVNDALNQSDALGQVIVNINHPPNEEDIFLAPQLAHAVKPHQIGGIRFLYDNLVESLERFKTSSGFGCILAHSMGLGKTIQVISFLDVLFRHTEAKTVLAIVPVNTLQNWLAEFNMWLPAPENLPADYNSKEVQPRTFKVHILNDEHKTTAARAKVVNDWVIEGGVLLMGYEMYRLLSLKKSFATGRKKKTKKQTGPVIIDLDEEDRQQELLKGIEKALSRPGPDVVICDEGHRIKNCHASTSQALKNIRSRRRVVLTGYPLQNNLIEYWCMVDFVRPDFLGSRQEFSNMFERPILNGQCIDSTPQDVRLMRYRSHVLHSLLEGFVQRRGHNVLKVQLPSKEEHVILVRLSKIQRALYTEFMNRFRDAGNSGWLGLNPLKAFCVCCKIWNHPDVLYEALQKENLANEQDLDVDDLGTASTNSRCQPQGIKVKTESNALPSPVGEATNSKFLQSVGFNPFQERANQVVTYEWAKDILCDYQTGVLENSPKMVLLFHLIEESVKLGDKILVFSQSLSTLSVIEEFLAKRPMPSPPGSDGGVHNWVRNINYYRLDGSTSASERERLINQFNDPSNTSVWLFLLSTRAGCLGVNLIGANRVVVFDASWNPCHDAQAVCRVYRYGQKKPCHIYRLVSDYTLEKKIYDRQISKQGMSDRVVDDLNPVLNFTRREVENLLHFVEEESDPAQLSLNPSKMKESVLQLACLKYPHLITKEPFQHESLLIDRKEHKLTKAEKKAAKKSYEEEKRASVPYTRPSYAQYYPASDQSLTSIPAFSQRNWRPALKGEDKPVASVRPVQSTPIPMMPRHVPMGSAGSTSSSNPAVNFPINYLQRAGVFVQKIVTTTDIVIPGTNTSTDVQARISAGESIHIIRGTKVVLPGTYIRTSDGRIFAIRTTGKPKGNEDRRTAASGSQSSSLESTSNGRHSASSPQLPSAEELTRPISPDSPEIISELQQYAEAAAARESRHSSPSTNAAQGHPARTDNAPGLAARGAEQRVGIHCMAPSASSALPATSQHADAHSVLDLRGNKRKSTSPSAPEEQTRRQQKKRQLPSSVQPYEHGYPVSGGFAMPPVSLNHNLTHPFASQPGNSLYMGTGSSYYQLPNLLPDPHLVFPVTTDPLLTAGTASSSAATSATASVPPFMLNPSLTGVLPNYSLPFTQSLLPEPRMFAPFPAPVLPSSLPRSMASAYPGYMSPHSGYPAGGLLRSQVPQFEPQEVPEVGCSSNDEDKDDDVIEITGK, from the exons ACCAACCCCAGGAAGCTGTGTTCAGTGGTGACCATGTTGAACATGCAGAGGATGGAGAATGGCAGTGCTCTACTTCAACTACCTCATCTCAGAGTGAGCGGGCAGAGCGACTCTTGCAGAACCAGCACAAGAGCCTGGCCTCTGAGGACACCAAAAAGAAGAGGGCTCAGAAACCGTCTCACATGCGGAGAAACATAAg AAAGCTGTTGCGTGAGGACCAACTGGAAGCCGTGACAAAAGCAGCCCAGCAGGAAGAGTTGGAGAGAAGGAAACGGCTAGAGCAGCAGCGGAAGGATTATCCAGCCACTATACCAACCGTACCCCTAGAGTTTCTTCCTG ACGACATCGTTTTCAGAACAGCAGAGGCTACCCAGCTCCCCCCTCAGGTCCTGGCTGAGGAAGTGATCTGCCTAGATAGTACCAGCAGTGGCAGTGAAGATGatactaaaggaaaaaatagcattaaaGATG AAGTGATTGAGCTGAGTTCAGGAGAGGATGATGCTCTCCAAATTGTGGACAGCAGTGACTCTGGCAAtgaaggggaggaggatggCAGTGAAGAGAGCAGTGGCTCTCATGTGAATGATGCCTTAAATCAGTCAGACGCTCTGGGGCAAGTCATTGTCAACATCAACCATCCACCAAATGAGGAGGACATTTTTCTGGCTCCCCAGCTTGCACATGCAGTAAAACCTCATCAG ATTGGTGGGATCCGATTCCTGTATGACAACTTGGTCGAGTCCTTGGAGAGATTTAAAACCAGCAGTGGGTTTGGGTGTATTTTAGCACATAGCATGGGCCTGGGCAAGACCATACAGGTCATCTCTTTCTTGGATGTACTTTTTCGACATACGGAAGCAAAGACTGTTCTTGCCATTGTACCT GTGAATACACTCCAAAACTGGCTAGCAGAATTCAACATGTGGCTCCCAGCACCTGAAAACCTTCCTGCTGATTATAACTCCAAAGAGGTCCAGCCCCGCACCTTCAAAGTCCACATCCTGAATGATGAACACAA GACAACAGCTGCACGTGCAAAGGTGGTGAATGACTGGGTGATAGAAGGTGGTGTGCTGCTGATGGGATACGAGATGTACCGTCTCCTCTCACTGAAGAAGTCCTTTGCCACtggcaggaagaagaaaacaaagaaacaaactggCCCTGTTATTATTGACTTGGATGAGGAAGACCGGCAACAAGAGCTTCTGAAAG GGATTGAGAAAGCTTTGTCTCGCCCTGGCCCAGATGTGGTTATTTGTGATGAGGGACACCGGATAAAGAACTGCCACGCCAGCACTTCGCAGGCCCTGAAGAACATCCGCTCCCGCCGGCGGGTGGTGCTGACAGGCTACCCGCTCCAGAACAACCTTATTGAATATTGGTGCATGGTAGACTTCGTCCGACCTGACTTTTTAGGCTCCCGGCAGGAATTCAGCAACATGTTTGAGCGCCCTATCCTGAACGGGCAGTGTATTGACAGCACCCCTCAAGATGTCCGTCTCATGAGGTATCGCAGTCATGTCCTGCATAGCCTGCTGGAAGGCTTTGTGCAGCG GCGAGGCCACAATGTGCTGAAGGTTCAGCTCCCATCTAAGGAAGAACATGTCATTTTGGTACGTCTGTCAAAGATCCAGCGGGCCCTTTATACGGAGTTCATGAACAGATTCCGAGATGCAGGCAacagtggctggctgggactGAACCCACTCAAAGCTTTCTGCGTCTGTTGTAAG ATCTGGAACCATCCAGATGTGTTGTATGAAGCTCTGCAAAAGGAGAATCTGGCAAATGAGCAGGATTTGGATGTGGATGACCTTGGCACAGCAAGTACTAATTCCCGCTGCCAGCCTCAGGGAATTAAAGTCAAAACAGAGAGTAATGCTTTGCCATCACCAGTTGGAGAAGCTACCAATAGCAAGTTCCTCCAGAGTGTTGGCTTCAACCCTTTTCAGGAGAGAGCAAATCAGGTCGTTACTTATGAGTGG GCCAAAGACATCTTGTGTGACTACCAGACAGGAGTCTTGGAGAACTCACCCAAGATGGTGTTACTGTTCCACCTAATCGAGGAAAGTGTGAAGCTTGGAGACAAGATCTTGGTCTTCAG CCAGAGCTTGTCCACCTTATCTGTCATTGAAGAATTTTTGGCAAAGAGACCGATGCCGAGTCCTCCAGGCTCAGATGGAGGAGTTCACAACTGGGTCCGAAACATCAACTATTACA GACTGGATGGTAGCACCTCTGCCTCGGAAAGGGAACGTCTGATTAACCAGTTCAATGATCCCAGCAACACCTCTGTTTGGCTCTTCCTTTTGTCCACACG TGCTGGGTGTTTGGGTGTCAACCTCATTGGAGCAAACAGAGTGGTGGTGTTTGACGCTTCTTGGAACCCGTGCCATGACGCCCAGGCTGTGTGCCGAGTGTATCGCTACGGGCAGAAGAAGCCATGCCACATTTACAGGCTGGTTTCTGATTACACCCTTGAGAAGAAGATCTATGACCGTCAAATCTCCAAGCAGGGCATGTCAG atcGGGTGGTGGATGATCTGAATCCAGTGCTGAACTTCACCCGACGGGAGGTGGAGAACCTGCTGCATTTTGTGGAGGAGGAATCTGACCCTGCTCAGCTCTCCCTCAATCCAAGCAAGATGAAGGAGTCTGTTCTACAATTAGCCTGTCTCAAGTATCCTCACCTCATCACCAAG GAGCCTTTTCAGCACGAGTCGCTGCTGATCGACCGGAAGGAGCACAAGCTGAccaaggcagagaagaaagcagccAAGAAGAGCTATGAGGAGGAAAAGCGAGCATCCGTCCCCTACACCCGGCCGTCCTACGCACAGTATTACCCAGCCAGTGACCAGAGTCTGACGAGCATCCCTGCCTTTAGCCAGAGGAACTG GCGACCAGCCCTGAAGGGTGAGGACAAGCCGGTGGCAAGCGTCCGCCCAGTTCAATCCACCCCCATTCCTATGATGCCCCGACATGTTCCCATGGGCAGTGCAGGATCAACTTCAAGTTCCAACCCTGCTGTCAACTTCCCCATCAACTATCTACAGCGAGCTGGTGTCTTTGTGCAGAAAATTGTCACCACCACAG ATATTGTGATTCCGGGTACAAACACATCCACTGATGTACAGGCAAGGATCAGTGCTGGTGAGAGCATCCACATCATCCGAGGGACAAAAG TTGTTCTTCCAGGGACATATATCCGGACCAGTGACGGGCGGATTTTTGCTATCCGGACCACTGGGAAGCCAAAGGGCAATGAAGACCGTCGGACAGCTGCCTCAG GCTCCCAGAGCTCTTCACTGGAGTCCACAAGCAATGGCAGACACAGTGCCTCATCACCGCAGCTCCCCAGTGCGGAGGAGCTCACTCGGCCCATATCCCCTGACAGCCCCGAGATCATCAGCGAGCTGCAGCAGTAcgcagaggcagcagctgcccggGAGTCCCGGCACAGCTCACCCAGCACCAATGCAGCACAAGGCCACCCTGCCCGCACGGACAACGCACCCGGCTTGGCAGCCCGAGGAGCCGAGCAGCGTGTGGGGATTCACTGCATGGCTCCCTCTGCATcttcagccctgccagccaccagccagcacGCTGATGCCCACTCGGTGTTGGACTTACGGGGCAACAAGCGCAAGTCGACCTCGCCATCGGCTCCGGAGGAGCAAACCCGCAGGCAGCAGAAGAAGCGCCAGTTGCCATCATCCGTGCAGCCGTATGAACACGGGTACCCCGTTTCTGGTGGGTTCGCCATGCCTCCTGTCTCTTTAAACCACAACCTAACCCATCCATTTGCCTCCCAACCAGGAAACTCCTTGTACATGGGCACTGGCTCCTCTTACTACCAGCTGCCCAATTTACTCCCAGACCCTCATCTGGTGTTCCCTGTGACTACTGACCCTCTGCTGACAGCCGGCACCgccagctcttctgctgctACCTCAGCCACCGCCAGCGTCCCCCCATTCATGCTAAACCCTTCTCTGACAGGGGTGCTGCCCAATTACTCGCTTCCCTTCACACAGTCACTCCTGCCTGAGCCCAGGATGTTTGCTCCTTTCCCAGCCCCTGTCTTGCCCAGCAGCCTTCCCAGGAGCATGGCATCTGCCTACCCTGGCTACATGTCCCCTCACTCGGGCTACCCGGCTGGGGGCCTCCTTCGGTCCCAGGTGCCTCAGTTTGAACCCCAGGAG
- the RAD54L2 gene encoding helicase ARIP4 isoform X5 produces MSDESISGSDPDLDPDLEQEDMEEEEEEEDEEEAMEEDNDGDDEEDLLDESDQPQEAVFSGDHVEHAEDGEWQCSTSTTSSQSERAERLLQNQHKSLASEDTKKKRAQKPSHMRRNIRKLLREDQLEAVTKAAQQEELERRKRLEQQRKDYPATIPTVPLEFLPDDIVFRTAEATQLPPQVLAEEVICLDSTSSGSEDDTKGKNSIKDEVIELSSGEDDALQIVDSSDSGNEGEEDGSEESSGSHVNDALNQSDALGQVIVNINHPPNEEDIFLAPQLAHAVKPHQIGGIRFLYDNLVESLERFKTSSGFGCILAHSMGLGKTIQVISFLDVLFRHTEAKTVLAIVPVNTLQNWLAEFNMWLPAPENLPADYNSKEVQPRTFKVHILNDEHKTTAARAKVVNDWVIEGGVLLMGYEMYRLLSLKKSFATGRKKKTKKQTGPVIIDLDEEDRQQELLKGIEKALSRPGPDVVICDEGHRIKNCHASTSQALKNIRSRRRVVLTGYPLQNNLIEYWCMVDFVRPDFLGSRQEFSNMFERPILNGQCIDSTPQDVRLMRYRSHVLHSLLEGFVQRRGHNVLKVQLPSKEEHVILVRLSKIQRALYTEFMNRFRDAGNSGWLGLNPLKAFCVCCKIWNHPDVLYEALQKENLANEQDLDVDDLGTASTNSRCQPQGIKVKTESNALPSPVGEATNSKFLQSVGFNPFQERANQVVTYEWAKDILCDYQTGVLENSPKMVLLFHLIEESVKLGDKILVFSQSLSTLSVIEEFLAKRPMPSPPGSDGGVHNWVRNINYYRLDGSTSASERERLINQFNDPSNTSVWLFLLSTRAGCLGVNLIGANRVVVFDASWNPCHDAQAVCRVYRYGQKKPCHIYRLVSDYTLEKKIYDRQISKQGMSDRVVDDLNPVLNFTRREVENLLHFVEEESDPAQLSLNPSKMKESVLQLACLKYPHLITKEPFQHESLLIDRKEHKLTKAEKKAAKKSYEEEKRASVPYTRPSYAQYYPASDQSLTSIPAFSQRNWRPALKGEDKPVASVRPVQSTPIPMMPRHVPMGSAGSTSSSNPAVNFPINYLQRAGVFVQKIVTTTDIVIPGTNTSTDVQARISAGESIHIIRGTKGTYIRTSDGRIFAIRTTGKPKGNEDRRTAASGSQSSSLESTSNGRHSASSPQLPSAEELTRPISPDSPEIISELQQYAEAAAARESRHSSPSTNAAQGHPARTDNAPGLAARGAEQRVGIHCMAPSASSALPATSQHADAHSVLDLRGNKRKSTSPSAPEEQTRRQQKKRQLPSSVQPYEHGYPVSGVENRGVLSKLLDNLSLDAPWK; encoded by the exons ACCAACCCCAGGAAGCTGTGTTCAGTGGTGACCATGTTGAACATGCAGAGGATGGAGAATGGCAGTGCTCTACTTCAACTACCTCATCTCAGAGTGAGCGGGCAGAGCGACTCTTGCAGAACCAGCACAAGAGCCTGGCCTCTGAGGACACCAAAAAGAAGAGGGCTCAGAAACCGTCTCACATGCGGAGAAACATAAg AAAGCTGTTGCGTGAGGACCAACTGGAAGCCGTGACAAAAGCAGCCCAGCAGGAAGAGTTGGAGAGAAGGAAACGGCTAGAGCAGCAGCGGAAGGATTATCCAGCCACTATACCAACCGTACCCCTAGAGTTTCTTCCTG ACGACATCGTTTTCAGAACAGCAGAGGCTACCCAGCTCCCCCCTCAGGTCCTGGCTGAGGAAGTGATCTGCCTAGATAGTACCAGCAGTGGCAGTGAAGATGatactaaaggaaaaaatagcattaaaGATG AAGTGATTGAGCTGAGTTCAGGAGAGGATGATGCTCTCCAAATTGTGGACAGCAGTGACTCTGGCAAtgaaggggaggaggatggCAGTGAAGAGAGCAGTGGCTCTCATGTGAATGATGCCTTAAATCAGTCAGACGCTCTGGGGCAAGTCATTGTCAACATCAACCATCCACCAAATGAGGAGGACATTTTTCTGGCTCCCCAGCTTGCACATGCAGTAAAACCTCATCAG ATTGGTGGGATCCGATTCCTGTATGACAACTTGGTCGAGTCCTTGGAGAGATTTAAAACCAGCAGTGGGTTTGGGTGTATTTTAGCACATAGCATGGGCCTGGGCAAGACCATACAGGTCATCTCTTTCTTGGATGTACTTTTTCGACATACGGAAGCAAAGACTGTTCTTGCCATTGTACCT GTGAATACACTCCAAAACTGGCTAGCAGAATTCAACATGTGGCTCCCAGCACCTGAAAACCTTCCTGCTGATTATAACTCCAAAGAGGTCCAGCCCCGCACCTTCAAAGTCCACATCCTGAATGATGAACACAA GACAACAGCTGCACGTGCAAAGGTGGTGAATGACTGGGTGATAGAAGGTGGTGTGCTGCTGATGGGATACGAGATGTACCGTCTCCTCTCACTGAAGAAGTCCTTTGCCACtggcaggaagaagaaaacaaagaaacaaactggCCCTGTTATTATTGACTTGGATGAGGAAGACCGGCAACAAGAGCTTCTGAAAG GGATTGAGAAAGCTTTGTCTCGCCCTGGCCCAGATGTGGTTATTTGTGATGAGGGACACCGGATAAAGAACTGCCACGCCAGCACTTCGCAGGCCCTGAAGAACATCCGCTCCCGCCGGCGGGTGGTGCTGACAGGCTACCCGCTCCAGAACAACCTTATTGAATATTGGTGCATGGTAGACTTCGTCCGACCTGACTTTTTAGGCTCCCGGCAGGAATTCAGCAACATGTTTGAGCGCCCTATCCTGAACGGGCAGTGTATTGACAGCACCCCTCAAGATGTCCGTCTCATGAGGTATCGCAGTCATGTCCTGCATAGCCTGCTGGAAGGCTTTGTGCAGCG GCGAGGCCACAATGTGCTGAAGGTTCAGCTCCCATCTAAGGAAGAACATGTCATTTTGGTACGTCTGTCAAAGATCCAGCGGGCCCTTTATACGGAGTTCATGAACAGATTCCGAGATGCAGGCAacagtggctggctgggactGAACCCACTCAAAGCTTTCTGCGTCTGTTGTAAG ATCTGGAACCATCCAGATGTGTTGTATGAAGCTCTGCAAAAGGAGAATCTGGCAAATGAGCAGGATTTGGATGTGGATGACCTTGGCACAGCAAGTACTAATTCCCGCTGCCAGCCTCAGGGAATTAAAGTCAAAACAGAGAGTAATGCTTTGCCATCACCAGTTGGAGAAGCTACCAATAGCAAGTTCCTCCAGAGTGTTGGCTTCAACCCTTTTCAGGAGAGAGCAAATCAGGTCGTTACTTATGAGTGG GCCAAAGACATCTTGTGTGACTACCAGACAGGAGTCTTGGAGAACTCACCCAAGATGGTGTTACTGTTCCACCTAATCGAGGAAAGTGTGAAGCTTGGAGACAAGATCTTGGTCTTCAG CCAGAGCTTGTCCACCTTATCTGTCATTGAAGAATTTTTGGCAAAGAGACCGATGCCGAGTCCTCCAGGCTCAGATGGAGGAGTTCACAACTGGGTCCGAAACATCAACTATTACA GACTGGATGGTAGCACCTCTGCCTCGGAAAGGGAACGTCTGATTAACCAGTTCAATGATCCCAGCAACACCTCTGTTTGGCTCTTCCTTTTGTCCACACG TGCTGGGTGTTTGGGTGTCAACCTCATTGGAGCAAACAGAGTGGTGGTGTTTGACGCTTCTTGGAACCCGTGCCATGACGCCCAGGCTGTGTGCCGAGTGTATCGCTACGGGCAGAAGAAGCCATGCCACATTTACAGGCTGGTTTCTGATTACACCCTTGAGAAGAAGATCTATGACCGTCAAATCTCCAAGCAGGGCATGTCAG atcGGGTGGTGGATGATCTGAATCCAGTGCTGAACTTCACCCGACGGGAGGTGGAGAACCTGCTGCATTTTGTGGAGGAGGAATCTGACCCTGCTCAGCTCTCCCTCAATCCAAGCAAGATGAAGGAGTCTGTTCTACAATTAGCCTGTCTCAAGTATCCTCACCTCATCACCAAG GAGCCTTTTCAGCACGAGTCGCTGCTGATCGACCGGAAGGAGCACAAGCTGAccaaggcagagaagaaagcagccAAGAAGAGCTATGAGGAGGAAAAGCGAGCATCCGTCCCCTACACCCGGCCGTCCTACGCACAGTATTACCCAGCCAGTGACCAGAGTCTGACGAGCATCCCTGCCTTTAGCCAGAGGAACTG GCGACCAGCCCTGAAGGGTGAGGACAAGCCGGTGGCAAGCGTCCGCCCAGTTCAATCCACCCCCATTCCTATGATGCCCCGACATGTTCCCATGGGCAGTGCAGGATCAACTTCAAGTTCCAACCCTGCTGTCAACTTCCCCATCAACTATCTACAGCGAGCTGGTGTCTTTGTGCAGAAAATTGTCACCACCACAG ATATTGTGATTCCGGGTACAAACACATCCACTGATGTACAGGCAAGGATCAGTGCTGGTGAGAGCATCCACATCATCCGAGGGACAAAAG GGACATATATCCGGACCAGTGACGGGCGGATTTTTGCTATCCGGACCACTGGGAAGCCAAAGGGCAATGAAGACCGTCGGACAGCTGCCTCAG GCTCCCAGAGCTCTTCACTGGAGTCCACAAGCAATGGCAGACACAGTGCCTCATCACCGCAGCTCCCCAGTGCGGAGGAGCTCACTCGGCCCATATCCCCTGACAGCCCCGAGATCATCAGCGAGCTGCAGCAGTAcgcagaggcagcagctgcccggGAGTCCCGGCACAGCTCACCCAGCACCAATGCAGCACAAGGCCACCCTGCCCGCACGGACAACGCACCCGGCTTGGCAGCCCGAGGAGCCGAGCAGCGTGTGGGGATTCACTGCATGGCTCCCTCTGCATcttcagccctgccagccaccagccagcacGCTGATGCCCACTCGGTGTTGGACTTACGGGGCAACAAGCGCAAGTCGACCTCGCCATCGGCTCCGGAGGAGCAAACCCGCAGGCAGCAGAAGAAGCGCCAGTTGCCATCATCCGTGCAGCCGTATGAACACGGGTACCCCGTTTCTG